The Thiosulfativibrio zosterae genome has a window encoding:
- a CDS encoding RNA polymerase factor sigma-54 gives MALMPGLQLNMGQQLKLTPQLQQSIKILQYSALEVQQTIAATLETNFMLEVEEERPDEDEEIIQTQQNADNEEFSLNLDKSEQEINIENVDTNTLSDDMDVDCNWDEVYSDVTAPSSSSGDSDEYVSAENYTSAEQSLHDKLYWQSDIYPWKGEQELIASFIIDEINDEGYLYTELSDILESILAKEPDLGLTMVDMETVLAIIQQFEPTGVGARSIQECLTLQLAQQKQTPFVVTAKYLVAENFEWLALHDFKRIKKVYGVNDEELEKIIRVIQSLDPRPGRIYASIQNEIITPDLKLTRVKNGFMVELNPDAFPRLSVNSAYIDIANSSSDNEQTRKIKEQLLEAKGLIKSIQSRGETLLRVGRYIVEKQARFFEEGEHFMQPMVLRDVAEYLELHESTISRATNQKYIQTPRGTFELKYFFSTGVAQYGNEDQSSISIKAYIKELISAEDPKKPLSDNKLMDLLEEKEISVARRTIAKYREALGIPSSSDRKKLNKFK, from the coding sequence ATGGCCCTCATGCCTGGTTTACAACTCAATATGGGACAACAGCTCAAGCTGACCCCACAATTGCAACAGTCAATCAAAATACTCCAATATTCTGCCCTTGAGGTACAGCAAACCATTGCCGCAACTCTCGAAACTAATTTTATGTTAGAGGTTGAAGAAGAACGCCCAGATGAAGATGAAGAAATCATCCAAACTCAACAAAATGCTGATAATGAAGAATTTTCTCTGAACCTAGATAAGTCAGAACAAGAAATTAACATTGAAAATGTGGACACCAATACCCTGTCTGACGATATGGATGTGGACTGTAATTGGGACGAAGTTTATTCCGATGTTACAGCGCCCTCTTCTTCCTCGGGTGATTCTGACGAATATGTATCTGCCGAAAACTACACTTCAGCTGAGCAAAGTTTGCACGACAAACTTTATTGGCAATCTGACATCTATCCTTGGAAAGGTGAACAAGAATTAATTGCGTCTTTTATTATTGATGAAATTAACGATGAAGGTTATCTATACACTGAACTCAGTGACATTTTAGAATCTATTCTGGCCAAAGAACCTGATTTAGGTTTAACCATGGTGGATATGGAAACGGTTTTAGCCATTATTCAACAGTTTGAACCCACAGGTGTTGGCGCGCGCTCAATTCAAGAATGTTTAACTTTACAGCTGGCACAACAAAAACAAACGCCTTTTGTGGTAACCGCCAAATACTTAGTTGCTGAAAACTTTGAATGGCTGGCGCTTCACGATTTTAAGAGAATTAAAAAGGTTTATGGTGTTAACGACGAAGAGTTAGAAAAAATTATTCGCGTCATTCAATCTCTTGACCCCAGACCTGGTCGAATTTATGCCTCCATTCAAAACGAAATTATTACGCCAGACTTAAAGTTAACCCGCGTTAAAAATGGCTTTATGGTTGAACTAAATCCAGATGCTTTTCCCCGATTATCGGTCAATTCAGCCTATATTGATATTGCCAACAGTTCTTCAGACAACGAACAAACCCGTAAAATTAAAGAACAGTTACTAGAAGCCAAAGGGTTAATCAAAAGCATTCAAAGCCGTGGCGAAACTTTATTACGCGTAGGGCGTTATATTGTCGAAAAACAAGCGCGCTTTTTTGAAGAAGGTGAACACTTCATGCAACCGATGGTGTTGCGAGATGTTGCGGAATATTTAGAACTCCATGAATCCACGATTTCCAGAGCGACCAATCAAAAATACATACAAACGCCCAGAGGCACTTTTGAATTAAAATATTTCTTTTCAACGGGTGTCGCTCAATACGGCAATGAAGATCAATCTTCCATTTCCATTAAAGCTTATATTAAAGAACTGATTTCTGCAGAGGATCCTAAAAAGCCTCTAAGTGATAATAAGCTCATGGATTTATTAGAAGAAAAAGAAATCAGTGTTGCCAGAAGAACCATTGCTAAATACCGCGAAGCCCTTGGTATTCCGTCGTCGAGTGACCGTAAAAAACTCAATAAATTTAAATAA